In one Musa acuminata AAA Group cultivar baxijiao chromosome BXJ2-5, Cavendish_Baxijiao_AAA, whole genome shotgun sequence genomic region, the following are encoded:
- the LOC103984015 gene encoding putative clathrin assembly protein At4g40080, with protein MGRKLRSLVGALKDTASLSKAAATAAALSPSSAAQLAVLRATTHHPADEPPHPRHIQALLSFGHGSRLSAASAAGVLASRLRSTGDPAVAFKCLLALHHLLARGAFILRDQLPPALLRHPASGRNPLVLAAFRHGSSSAASWALASWVRWYARLLELLLSASVLLVSFPTAHRPFAKPDDDDDRERVTSLLDQDLISELDALVGIVEEMAGVPEMVAVEGSRLVAEAVRLVEADRVAAEHEIEIRVTEMEDRLGSLRFADSVELVCLLRRLENCRYRPWDRKPTVGDWFWAGVRDLMYRAEKVVLRKEEEERRVKREKASASARASDRIPVGSNQAVRFGSTRWADR; from the coding sequence ATGGGTCGCAAGCTCCGCAGCCTCGTCGGCGCCCTCAAGGACACCGCCTCCCTCAGCAAGGCCGCAGCCACCGCGGCCGCTTTGTCCCCCTCCTCTGCCGCCCAGCTGGCCGTCCTACGCGCCACCACCCACCACCCTGCCGACGAGCCCCCCCACCCCCGCCACATCCAGGCGCTCCTCTCCTTCGGCCACGGGTCCCGCCTCTCGGCTGCCTCCGCCGCCGGCGTCCTCGCCTCCCGCCTCCGCTCCACCGGCGATCCCGCCGTCGCCTTCAAGTGCCTTCTCGCTCTCCACCACCTCCTCGCACGCGGCGCCTTCATCCTCCGCGACCAGCTCCCGCCCGCCCTCCTCCGCCACCCCGCCTCCGGCCGCAACCCCCTCGTCCTCGCCGCCTTCCGCCAcggctcctcctccgccgcctcctgGGCCCTCGCCTCCTGGGTCCGCTGgtacgcccgcctcctcgagcttCTTCTCTCCGCCTCCGTCCTCCTTGTCTCTTTCCCCACCGCCCATCGGCCCTTCGCCAagcccgacgacgacgacgaccgggAACGGGTCACCTCCCTGCTCGACCAGGACCTGATCTCGGAGCTCGACGCGCTCGTCGGGATCGTCGAGGAGATGGCCGGCGTACCGGAGATGGTCGCCGTCGAGGGCAGCAGGCTCGTCGCGGAGGCGGTGAGGCTGGTCGAGGCCGATAGGGTGGCCGCCGAGCACGAGATCGAGATCCGGGTCACGGAAATGGAGGATCGACTCGGTTCACTCCGCTTCGCCGATTCTGTCGAGTTAGTCTGCTTACTGAGGCGGTTGGAGAACTGCAGGTATCGGCCGTGGGATCGCAAGCCGACGGTGGGAGATTGGTTCTGGGCCGGAGTCCGGGACTTGATGTACCGGGCCGAGAAGGTGGTGCtacggaaggaggaagaggagaggcgGGTGAAGAGAGAGAAGGCGAGCGCGTCGGCTCGTGCATCCGACCGCATTCCGGTCGGGTCCAACCAGGCGGTACGGTTCGGATCGACAAGGTGGGCGGACCGCTGA